The following DNA comes from Micromonospora chokoriensis.
ACTGCGGCACGTGGCGGGTGCGGTCCGGCTGGAGCCGGTGGACGAGGGGAACCTGGAGCCGTTGCTCTCCGTAGCGGCTGCCGAGGCGGAGCCGGGCGATGTCATGCCGCCGGTCGAGGCGCCCGCCGGTTGGTCGCTCGCCCGCCGCGAGGCGTTCCGGGAGTTCCACCGGGCGAGCTTCGGCGGGCTGGACGGCCCGACCCGCTCGCAGATGTACGCGATCCTCGCCGGCGGCGAGGTGGTGGGTATGGTGCGGATGACACGTTGTGACGAGCCCGACACGGTCGAAACCGGGATGTGGCTCGGTCGCTCGGCGCGCGGGCAGGGGATCGGCGCGGCAGCCCTGCGGGAGTTGTTGAACGCCGCCGCCCGGGCGGGGATGCGAATCGTCGTCGCGGAGACGGATCCGGACAACGCCGGTGCCGTCGCCGTCCTCAAGAAATGCGGCGCGAAACTGCATGAGCAGGACGGGAAGGTGCGTGCCGAGATCTGTCTCGACTCGACGCCACCCGCACTCTGACGCCGGCCGGTCGGCGGCGACCGGGCTGGCCGCCGCCGACCGTCGGCGGTCAGGCCGGTACGCGGACGATGTCGTAGTCGGTGCTCGGCGTCGACTCCACGTCGAAGCGGCCGTTCACCACGTACAACGCGGAGCCGAGCAGGTCGCCGGTGGCCGGTGACCGCAGCTGCGGCCCGGTGATCTCCCGCTGCACCACCCCGGCGGTGTACGCGCCGTTGAGCCGGACCACGGCGATGACGTTGGACAGGTTCCGGATCACGTGCAGGGTGCGCCCCCGCAGCACCAGCCCGTCGGCCCGGTCGACCGAGTAACCACCGAGGTCGAAGAGCGCGCTGCCGCCGGTACGCGGATTGACGCGGACCAGTTGCCCGGTCAGCATCTGCGCGACCAACAGGTCTCCGTTCGGCAGCGCCACGATCCCGTTGTTGAACGCGTCCGGCGTCGCCCCCGGACCGGTCAGCGGCAGCACCCGGACTGCGGTGGGAGCCGGCAGACGACCGCTCGGGCCCAGCGGCACCACGTACAGCACCGGGCGTACGGAGTCGGTGAGGTAGACCGCCCGTTCGGTGATCACCATGTCGTTGACCAGAGTGTTCGACCCGTCGTTGAACTGGTAGTGGGCCAGGCGGGCACCGGTGCGCGGGTCGTACACGCTGGCCCCGCCGGTGTAGAAGTCGGCGGTCCAGAGCCGGCCCCGCCGGTCGAGTTCGAGGCCCGCCTTGGGCTTGCCCGGTGTGCCGGGGATCAGCACCGAGCCGCGTCCGGTGCGGAGGTCACCCCGCCACACCGCGCCGTCGAGGACGGAGCCCACATAGACGGTGGTGCCGTCGCCGATGGTCAACCCCTCGGGCGTGAAGCCGTCGGGCAGGGCGATCCGGGCCGGGAACGGCTTCGACGGGTGTGCCGCCGCCGACGAGCCGACCGTGGACACTGTCGCCGCCGCCAGCAGCGGGACGACGAGGAGAGAGAAGAGTCTGTGCAAGGAGCACCGCCTGACGTCGGAGTGGACGACTCCACTGCGGACCATGACGTTCTACGGACGTCCGGGGCGCGACGAAAGGTTGTGCTGCTCTGCTCACTCCCGGTCAGCGGCGTACGCGGCCAGCCAGGCCACCTGGGCCGGGTCCAGCGACGGGCGTACCCGTGCCCGCGCGGTCGCCACGTGCGCGGCGGTGACCGTCGCGGCGGCGAGCGACTCCCGCATGGCGGCCAGCGCCGCCTCCCGCACCAGCGCGGCGCAGTCGGCGGCGGAGAAGCCGGTCAACTCGTCGCCGAGGGTCGACAGGTCCACGTCCGGGGCCAGCGGCACCTGGCGGGACGCGGCCCGCAGGATCTCCGCGCGGGCCGGCCCGTCCGGCGGCGGCACGTAGACCAGCCGCTCCAACCGGCCCGGCCGCAGCAGCGCCGGGTCGACCAGGTCCGGCCGGTTCGTCGCGCCGACCACCACCACGTTGCGCAGCGTCTCCACCCCGTCCAGTTCGGTGAGCAGCGCGGCGACCACCCGGTCCGTGGTGCCCCCGTCGGTGGCCTGCCCGCGTACCGGGGCCAGCGCGTCCACCTCGTCCAGGAAGATTAGGGTGGGGGCCGCCTCCCGGGCCCGGCGGAACAGTTCCCGGACCGCGCGCTCGCTCTCGCCGACCCACTTGGAGAGCAGTTCGGCGCCCTTCACCGACAGCACGTTGGCCCGCCCCGACCCGGCCAGGGCCGTGACCAGGTACGTCTTGCCGCAGCCAGGTGGCCCGTAGAGCAGCACGCCACGCGGCGGCTGGACGCCGAGCCGGGCGAAGGTGTCCGGGTAGGTCAACGGCCACAGCACCGACTCGGTGAGGGTCTGCTTGACCTCGTCCAGGCCACCCACGTCGTCGAGGGTCACCGACGCGAGGTCCAGGGTGGACGCGGCCATCGTGGTCGGCCGGACCACCTCCAGGGCGGCGGCGAAGTCGGCCATCGACACCGTCGGCGTCTCGGCGGACTTCTGCCGCAGCGCCGCGCGTACCCCGGCCTCCCGAACCAGCGCGGCCAGGTCCGCCGCGACGAACCCGGGGGTACGCCCGGCCACCTCGTCCAGCCGGACGTCGTCGGCCAGTGGCACCTGCCGGGTCAGCACGGTGAGCTGTTCGCGGCGCAGCGCCTGGTCGGGGAGCGGGACGCTGATCCGCAGCGACAACAGGTCCGGCGCGCGCAGCGCGCTGTCGACCGCCTCCGGTCGGCTGGTGGCGCAGACCACCGCGACACCGGCCCGGACGCTCTCCACGAGGACCTGCCGGAACACCGTCGCCACCGGGCCGGGCTCGTCCGCCGGTGCGAGCGCCTCGACGTCGCTGACCAGCAGCACGGCGGGTCCGCCGGCACGGGCCGCTGTCGCCGCGGCGCGCAGTCGGTCGGCGGCGGCCTGGTTGGCCAGCGCGGCGACCTCCGGTGCCCAGATCGGGTGGACACGGGCACCGACCCGGGCGGCGACAGCCCGCACCAACGCCGACTTCCCGGAGCCCGCCGGGCCGACGAGCAGCACCCCCAGCGAGATCGTGGTGCCCAGCCGGCCCAGTACCTCACGGTGGTGGAAACCGAGATCGAGCAGTTCGGTCAGCTCCTCGGCCTGGGCCCGCAGCCCGGGTAGCTCGTCCACGTCCGGGGCGTCGTCGTCGGCCGGGGCCGTGTCGGCCGTTCCGCGCGGCTCGGGCGGTGCGGTCTCGACCGGGCCGGGCCCGTGCGTGGTCGCGCCATGCTCCCAGGCGACCGCCGTGTTCATGGTGACCAAAGCGCCGGCGACCGGCTCGACCGCGACCACTGTCAGCAGGGTGCTGGTCCAGGCGAAACCGACGGTGTTGGCGAGGCTGCGACGAGCCGCCTCGACCAGGCCGCGCACCGACGCGTCCGGCAGCACGTCCTGCGGCAACAGCGACACGTCGTCACCGGCGGTGAGCACCTTGCCCAGCAGAGCGAGCCGGAGCATCTCCGGGCTCACCGCCGCCACCACCCCCGCCGGACCGGCCAGGACGACCCGACCCGCCGGGGTCAGCGGCACCGGGCTGACCCGCACCTGACCGCCGTCGCGCAGGCCCAGGTTGCCCAGGACCAGGTCGTCGGCGTACAGCAGGGCGCTGCTCGCGCCCGGAGCAGCCGCCGCCACGATCCCGGCCGTCTCCCGGCGGCCGGCGAGACGGACCGGGTCACCGGGACGCAGGTTCAGCGCGGTCATCGCCTCCGGGTGCAGCCGCACGATGCCCCGTCGGGCGTCCAGCGCGGCCGACCGAAGGCTCGCCGTCAAGGTCAGGTCGGGTTGCGCCACCGCCCGACCGTAGCGGTCGTCGGCCACCTCCGCCGGTCAGCGCCGTGGATCCAACGTGTCCAACAACGACGGGTCCCGTCGGATCAACTCGGCCAACCGGGCCGCCGGATCCGGGGTCAACCCGACCGGTCCCGGAGCCCAGGCGGGCACCGTCCGACCGGACAGCGGCCACGTCGGTGGAGGTTCCACCGGCGCCACCGGAGACAGCGGACCGACAGTGACGTCCGGCCCGTCCCAGGACACCCGCAACGGGTACGTCCGCCCGTCGTGCTCCACGTGCACGGTCACCACCAGCCCCGGGTGGGCGCCGACGACCTGGCGTACCGCCTCGGCCACCTCCTCGACCGGACCCCACCCGGTCGTGTCACCCGAGGGGTCGGCCCCCGCGTGGCGGGGGTCGTGCCGGCCCGGCCGGGCGTTGCCGCGCCCGAGAACCGGCTGACCCGTCGGCGGTGTGGTGTCGTCCGGGTCGTTGACCCGTCGGCGCTGCGCCTCCTCGCGCCGGGCCAGCCGCGCCAGCGTCTCGTCGAGGTCACCCCTCACCAGATCACTCCTTCCCGCCACGGCCGGAGCCGGTCGGCTCAGGCCCTCCGGTCCCGCGTGGCCCGGTCCAGCGCACGGTCCAGGACGACCAGCAGGGCGTCCCGCACCGAGAGCCGGTCCCGGGCGTCGAACTGCACCAGGGGCACGTGGTCGCCGATGGCCAGCGCCCAACGGATCTCGCCGAGTTCCAGGGCCAGCCGCCCGTCGAAGGCGTTGACCCCGACCACGAACGGCAGCCCGGCCCGTTCGAAGAAGTCGATCGCCGGGAAGCAGTCGTCCAGCCGGGAGCTGTCCACCACCACCAGCGCGCCCAGCGCCCCCCGCGCGAGGTCGTCCCACATGAAGCCGAACCGGGACTGCCCCGGCGTGCCGAACAGGTAGAGCTTGAGACTGCGGTCGATGGTCACACAACCGAAATCCATCGCCACGGTGGTGGTCGTCTTGGTCGACCGGGCACCCGGGTCGTCCACGCCGATCCCGGCGGTGGTCATCTCGGCCTCGGTGGTGAGGGGTGCGATCTCGGAGATCGCGCCGACCGTGGTGGTCTTGCCCACCCCGAAGCCCCCGGCGACCAGGATCTTGACCGGGATCGGCGGCGCGGCCGGCTTACCGACCGGCGGCGTCGGCAGCCCGCCCGACGAGGGCCGGTACGGCGGCGGTGCCGCGCTCGGAGGCGGGCCGGCACGCCCGACCACCGGCCCGGTGCCCGGTGCCACGCCGTACCGGGCGGCGGCGCTGTTCGCGGAGGCCCCGCCCAGCGGGGCGACCGGCCATTCAGGAGATCGCACGGAGTCCATCAATCACTCGCAGGATGAGATGGGGATCGAGGGCGTCGTCGGTGTCGGAGACGTGCACGTCCAGGTGCCCGGACGCCCGTAGGTCACCGACCAGGACCCGCGTCACACCGAAGTGCAACCGGGTCCGGGCCGAGATCTCGGCCACCGAGATCGGCTCGGCGCAGAGCGCGATGATCGCCTGGATCTCCGGTGCCATCACCGCGTCCGGCGGGCCGGACCACCAGCCGCTGTCCATCCGGACGGTCACCTGGGTCTCCAGCCCGATCGCCGGGTCCGCGCCGGTCACCCGCCCGGAGGTGAGCACGAACGGACGCGGACCTGCCGGCCCGCCACCGCCCACCTCCGGCTCGGGCAGCGCCGGTGCCGCCGCGCCCTCCCCGGCGGGAGACGGCGTGCGCAGGTACGGGCGGATCCGGACCCGCGGGTCCGGGTCCGCGTCCTCGCCGGCGACCTCCGGGGTCACTGCTGGACGGCGTTCTTCAACTCGACGATCAGACGCGGGGTCAGGGCACCGCCGGCCCGCCCGGCGAAGAGCGTCATCTCGTATGCGACGGTGCCCAGGTTCGCCGACCGGTCGGCGACCACCCCGAGCACGGAACCGCTGCTGATCGCGCTGATCAGCAGGTAGCCGTCGGCCATGTCGACGATCACCCGGTTCAGGCCACCGAGCGCGTACCAGCTGGCTGCTCCACCGGCCAGGCTGGTCATCCCGGACACGACGGCCGCCAACCGTTCCGCGTTGGACCGGTCCTTGATCGCCGACATGGCCATCAGCAGGCCGTCCGAGGAGACCGCGATCGCCTCCAGGACCCCGGCTGTGCTGGACGTGAAGGAATCAAGCAGCCAGTTGAACGTACGGGCCTCCGGGCTGAGGTCCCCACTGGCGGCGGGCTGGCTCTGGTGCTCGACGTTGTCGTGCAGGAAGGGGCTGGTCACCGTGATGATCCTTCTTCGTTCCGGTCGTCTGGGCTGACTTCGCGCAGAGCGCGGGCAACGCCCGCCTCGAACTCGCTGATGAGGTTCCGGACCTCGGCCGGGTCACCGAGGTGCGTGCTGGGCGGCTGGCACGCCGGGACGACGGTGAGGTTCGCCCCCGGCACCCGTCGGCTCAGCCGGGGGCGACCCGGAGCGCCGTCCGACGGGCCACCGTTGCCGGCCACCGTCGGGCCGGCGCCTCCCGGTGTGCTCGGCAGGTCGACTGTCGCGCCCGGGTCGGCCACGCCCGACCTGACACCGGTCGCCTCGGCTCGGCGTACACCGGCTTGGAACGCCTCGACCAACGCGCGGGCCGCGGCGGGGTCCGCCCCGGTGGCGTCCACCGGCCGGGTCGGCGCGGTGGAGGCGCCCAGGCTGGCCCCGGGCACCCGCTGCCGGATGCGCGGCCCGGTCGGTGCGTCCGACGGTTCCGGCACCGGGGGCGTGGGGGGCGTGGCCTGCTCGGGCTGGCTGTGACCGAACGCGTTCCAGGACGGGCCGGCCTCCAGGCTGCGGGTGGCCCGGCTGAGGAGATCTGAGTCGAAGCGGGCCGGCGCGGCGACGGCCGCAGCGAGGGGGCGGGCGTCCTGCTCGGGCTCGGGCTCCACCGCCGCCGTACGCCGATCTCGTTCCGGCACGGTGGCCCGGGCCACGGCAGCTCCGGCCCGGTCGGCGCGACGCAGCACCAGTGACGTCGCCGGGATCTCCAGGTGTGCGGTCACCCCACCGCCTCCGGTGGAGGACAGCCCCACCTCCCAGCCGTGCCGACGTGCCAGCCGACCGACCACGAAGAGACCGAGCACCTCGGTGGGGGCCAGGTCGAGCCGTTCCCGGCGGGTGAACCGGGCGTTCTCCTCGGCCAGCCGTTGTTCGCTCATGCCGATGCCGTGGTCGACCACCGTGATCCGCGCGCCGAGTCCGGCCGCCTCGGCGGCCACCAGCACCCGGGTGTGCGGCGGCGAGAAGACCGTGGCGTTCTCCATCAGCTCGGCCAATGCCAGGATGAGGTCGCCGACCACCGCCGGCGCGGCCGAGATACCCGCCGGCACCCGCACCTCGACCCGGGTGTAGTCCTCGATCTCGCCCAGCGCCAACCGGACCAGGTCGGCCAGCGGCACCGGCGCGGTGTGGCCGTCGGCCCCGGCTGCGCCGGAGAGCACCACCAGGCTGCCGGCGTTGCGGCGCAACCGGCTGGAGATGTGGTCGAGGCGGTACAGGTGCTCCAGCCGGCCCGGGTCGGCCTCCTGCTGCTCCAGCCTGTCGATCAGCGCGATCTGCCGGCCCACCAGGTTCTGGGTGCGCCGCCCGACGTGACCGAACATCTGCGCCACGTTGCGTCGGCCGGCGACCTGCCGCTCGACCAGCCGCGCCGCGGTGTTCTGCACCCGGTCGAAGGCCCGCGCCAGATCGCCGATCTCGTCGTTGGCCCGGATGTCCACCGGTTCCAACCGGACCGGTTGTGGGCTCTCGGCCTCGTCGTCGGTGACCCGGACCAGCTCGGCCTCGGCGACGCGGGCGACCCGGTCGGCGGAGCTGGTGAGGCGGGTCAACGGTCGCGCCACCGTCCGCGCGACCGCCACACTGAGCAGCACCACCAGCGTCAGGATCAACGCCGCCGCGGCACCGACCAGGTACGCGGCGGTGAGCGCCCGCTGCTGCTCGGCGGTCGCCTCGGCGAGGACGTCGGCGATCAGCTTCTTCTCGACGAACTGACCGAGCCGAATCATCGTGCGGACGGCCGGGAAGAGCGCCTCCATCGGTACGGGACGGACCGCGGCGGCCGGGTCCCGGGCGCTGGTGGTCAGGAAGTCCGGGCTGGTACGAGCGGCCACGGCCGCGTCGTTGAGCTGGGCCACAGCGAGCTGTTCGGGCGTGATCAGGCCGCGGAAGCGTGCGTTGTCGACCTGGAGCGCGGCGATGCACGCGACGTAGCCGGCTACGGTGTCCGGGGTGCCGGCCGCCTTGACGAGCAGGCTCAGCGTGGCACAGGCGGCCAGGCCCTCGTCGGACCGGAGCAGACCGTCGAGAGCGAGCACCTGACGGCCGGGCAACGTGTCGGTGTCCACACCGATCACCAGTCGCAGGGACTCGATGATCCCCGTGTTGATCGGGCGGAACGTCTCCATCACCTGACCGGGGTTCGCGGTCCGGGCCAGCACGGCGGCCCGCAGGTCGACGAGGCTGGACACCCGGTCCAGGGCGCTGTCCACCCGGTCGGTCAACGCTTCGTTGCGACCGGCTCTCAGGTCGGCCACCCGGTCGTCCACGTCGGCGGACTTGCGGACCAGCTCGCTGCGTTCCACCCGGCCGAGCAGGTACCCGATGGAGAGGATGCGTTCCTGCTGCAACTCCTGGACCAGGCTGCCGACCCGGCTGGCGAGACGTACCCGCTCGGCGGTGTCGCCGGCCCGCTGTGCCGCGGCCACCCGGTCGAGCATGACCGGCACGGCCAGTCCGACCATGCTGAGCAGCGGGATCACCACGAGCAGGGCGAGCTTGCCGCGGATGCGGAGCCTACCGAGCAGCATCGAACGCCCCCCACTGTGCGGTCTCCGGTTCCCGGACGACGCCGACGGGTTGCGGCCCTCGGGGCTCGTTGACCGCTGGTTGCCACGGATCGTTGGGCACGGGGGTGTCAGTGCTCTCGGTGTGGTTGGCAGCGAGGGCGGCCCGGCGTCGGGCCCGGGCGGCGGCGTTGACCAGCAGCGCGGCGAGCCAGCCCAGCAGCAGCACCGCCACCACTCCCGCTGCGACGATCGACCAGCGGTCCCGGTCCAGCTCGTCGATGCGCTCGACCAGCAGGGCGTCGAGTTCGGTGAGGATGACCGGTTGCAGTTGACGCGCCGAGCGGTGCGTGTTGAGCGCGGCAGCTGCCAACTGGGCCTGGTCCACGACACCCGTGCCCCTGGCCGGGATCGAGTAGGCGGCCAGCGCCTCCACCGAGCGTTGGTAGGTGTCGAGCGGGGTCAGCACGTTCGCGCCGAGATCGGTGCTCTCCGAGCCGTCCACGGCGGAGCGCAGGTTGTCGACGAGGTCGCCGGCGGGTGTGAGTGCGGCCACCCGCAGACCGCTCAGCTCCATCAGGCCGCGGGCCTGCTCGGCGGCGGGCCGACGGGAGATCAGCGCACTCAGGTCGGCGAGCCGACCGGCGGCCACCACCGCCTCGGGCAACTCCTGGCCGGCGCTGTCCTGGAGGAAGAAGGAGTCGGCGACGGGATCCCGGACCAGCCCGGAGCTCTCCCGGACCTTGCGGTGCAGGGCCAGCAGGAGATCGGTGGCCTCCCCGTACGCCGTGTACGCGGACTCCGGGTCGGAGGCGCTGCGTCCGCGCAGCGCCTCCAGCTTGGCCCGTACGCCGGCCCAGCGTTCCTGGCTGAGGAGTTCGACGCCGATGCGCGCGTCCACCGCGGCGGCCTCCTCGACCGCCCGGTCCAACGCCTC
Coding sequences within:
- a CDS encoding AAA family ATPase, whose protein sequence is MAQPDLTLTASLRSAALDARRGIVRLHPEAMTALNLRPGDPVRLAGRRETAGIVAAAAPGASSALLYADDLVLGNLGLRDGGQVRVSPVPLTPAGRVVLAGPAGVVAAVSPEMLRLALLGKVLTAGDDVSLLPQDVLPDASVRGLVEAARRSLANTVGFAWTSTLLTVVAVEPVAGALVTMNTAVAWEHGATTHGPGPVETAPPEPRGTADTAPADDDAPDVDELPGLRAQAEELTELLDLGFHHREVLGRLGTTISLGVLLVGPAGSGKSALVRAVAARVGARVHPIWAPEVAALANQAAADRLRAAATAARAGGPAVLLVSDVEALAPADEPGPVATVFRQVLVESVRAGVAVVCATSRPEAVDSALRAPDLLSLRISVPLPDQALRREQLTVLTRQVPLADDVRLDEVAGRTPGFVAADLAALVREAGVRAALRQKSAETPTVSMADFAAALEVVRPTTMAASTLDLASVTLDDVGGLDEVKQTLTESVLWPLTYPDTFARLGVQPPRGVLLYGPPGCGKTYLVTALAGSGRANVLSVKGAELLSKWVGESERAVRELFRRAREAAPTLIFLDEVDALAPVRGQATDGGTTDRVVAALLTELDGVETLRNVVVVGATNRPDLVDPALLRPGRLERLVYVPPPDGPARAEILRAASRQVPLAPDVDLSTLGDELTGFSAADCAALVREAALAAMRESLAAATVTAAHVATARARVRPSLDPAQVAWLAAYAADRE
- a CDS encoding DUF742 domain-containing protein → MTPEVAGEDADPDPRVRIRPYLRTPSPAGEGAAAPALPEPEVGGGGPAGPRPFVLTSGRVTGADPAIGLETQVTVRMDSGWWSGPPDAVMAPEIQAIIALCAEPISVAEISARTRLHFGVTRVLVGDLRASGHLDVHVSDTDDALDPHLILRVIDGLRAIS
- a CDS encoding roadblock/LC7 domain-containing protein, with product MTSPFLHDNVEHQSQPAASGDLSPEARTFNWLLDSFTSSTAGVLEAIAVSSDGLLMAMSAIKDRSNAERLAAVVSGMTSLAGGAASWYALGGLNRVIVDMADGYLLISAISSGSVLGVVADRSANLGTVAYEMTLFAGRAGGALTPRLIVELKNAVQQ
- a CDS encoding sensor histidine kinase, with the translated sequence MLLGRLRIRGKLALLVVIPLLSMVGLAVPVMLDRVAAAQRAGDTAERVRLASRVGSLVQELQQERILSIGYLLGRVERSELVRKSADVDDRVADLRAGRNEALTDRVDSALDRVSSLVDLRAAVLARTANPGQVMETFRPINTGIIESLRLVIGVDTDTLPGRQVLALDGLLRSDEGLAACATLSLLVKAAGTPDTVAGYVACIAALQVDNARFRGLITPEQLAVAQLNDAAVAARTSPDFLTTSARDPAAAVRPVPMEALFPAVRTMIRLGQFVEKKLIADVLAEATAEQQRALTAAYLVGAAAALILTLVVLLSVAVARTVARPLTRLTSSADRVARVAEAELVRVTDDEAESPQPVRLEPVDIRANDEIGDLARAFDRVQNTAARLVERQVAGRRNVAQMFGHVGRRTQNLVGRQIALIDRLEQQEADPGRLEHLYRLDHISSRLRRNAGSLVVLSGAAGADGHTAPVPLADLVRLALGEIEDYTRVEVRVPAGISAAPAVVGDLILALAELMENATVFSPPHTRVLVAAEAAGLGARITVVDHGIGMSEQRLAEENARFTRRERLDLAPTEVLGLFVVGRLARRHGWEVGLSSTGGGGVTAHLEIPATSLVLRRADRAGAAVARATVPERDRRTAAVEPEPEQDARPLAAAVAAPARFDSDLLSRATRSLEAGPSWNAFGHSQPEQATPPTPPVPEPSDAPTGPRIRQRVPGASLGASTAPTRPVDATGADPAAARALVEAFQAGVRRAEATGVRSGVADPGATVDLPSTPGGAGPTVAGNGGPSDGAPGRPRLSRRVPGANLTVVPACQPPSTHLGDPAEVRNLISEFEAGVARALREVSPDDRNEEGSSR
- a CDS encoding GNAT family N-acetyltransferase encodes the protein MAGAVRLEPVDEGNLEPLLSVAAAEAEPGDVMPPVEAPAGWSLARREAFREFHRASFGGLDGPTRSQMYAILAGGEVVGMVRMTRCDEPDTVETGMWLGRSARGQGIGAAALRELLNAAARAGMRIVVAETDPDNAGAVAVLKKCGAKLHEQDGKVRAEICLDSTPPAL
- a CDS encoding NHL repeat-containing protein — translated: MHRLFSLLVVPLLAAATVSTVGSSAAAHPSKPFPARIALPDGFTPEGLTIGDGTTVYVGSVLDGAVWRGDLRTGRGSVLIPGTPGKPKAGLELDRRGRLWTADFYTGGASVYDPRTGARLAHYQFNDGSNTLVNDMVITERAVYLTDSVRPVLYVVPLGPSGRLPAPTAVRVLPLTGPGATPDAFNNGIVALPNGDLLVAQMLTGQLVRVNPRTGGSALFDLGGYSVDRADGLVLRGRTLHVIRNLSNVIAVVRLNGAYTAGVVQREITGPQLRSPATGDLLGSALYVVNGRFDVESTPSTDYDIVRVPA
- a CDS encoding GTP-binding protein, yielding MDSVRSPEWPVAPLGGASANSAAARYGVAPGTGPVVGRAGPPPSAAPPPYRPSSGGLPTPPVGKPAAPPIPVKILVAGGFGVGKTTTVGAISEIAPLTTEAEMTTAGIGVDDPGARSTKTTTTVAMDFGCVTIDRSLKLYLFGTPGQSRFGFMWDDLARGALGALVVVDSSRLDDCFPAIDFFERAGLPFVVGVNAFDGRLALELGEIRWALAIGDHVPLVQFDARDRLSVRDALLVVLDRALDRATRDRRA